The Dioscorea cayenensis subsp. rotundata cultivar TDr96_F1 chromosome 7, TDr96_F1_v2_PseudoChromosome.rev07_lg8_w22 25.fasta, whole genome shotgun sequence genome includes a region encoding these proteins:
- the LOC120265655 gene encoding NAC transcription factor 29-like isoform X2, with amino-acid sequence MISPETMANPATSLPPGFRFHPTDEELILHYLRNRASSAPCPVSIIAEVDIYKFDPWISHVSMAKFGDREWYFFSPRDRKYPNGVRPNRAAASGYWKATGTDKPIHTSSSNVNIGVKKALVFYKGRPPKGLKTNWIMHEYRLAEAQSNSHTYRPMRLRDSSMRLDDWVLCRIYKKSNHISVDQPSMDREQAEDSSSEDVHLSTSSTANTVQPKQPLDLHKSSSLSELLNLLFDNPSEILGAEPAAAGGGGGGGGNYSGAIMGHSTNATSSNQAQFISNSSGNYNAYFYQRHTHNEQQLPAFLSDNSLKRQRPEDQGLMQPPKKLNSSCINPSFSNQFSGPQYNLLSHQPLLNQQILLDSHLRLH; translated from the exons ATGATCTCGCCGGAAACCATGGCGAATCCAGCGACGAGCTTGCCACCAGGATTCCGATTCCACCCTACTGATGAGGAGCTCATCCTGCACTACTTGCGTAACAGAGCTTCATCGGCGCCGTGCCCGGTTTCCATCATCGCAGAGGTCGATATATACAAGTTCGATCCTTGGATCTCCCACGTAT CCATGGCGAAGTTTGGGGATCGAGAATGGTATTTCTTTAGCCCTAGAGATAGGAAGTACCCGAACGGCGTGCGGCCGAACCGAGCGGCTGCGTCGGGGTACTGGAAGGCCACCGGCACTGACAAGCCGATCCACACGAGCTCTAGCAACGTGAACATCGGCGTGAAGAAGGCTCTGGTGTTCTACAAAGGGAGACCTCCCAAGGGTCTCAAGACCAACTGGATCATGCATGAGTATCGCCTTGCCGAAGCTCAGAGCAACAGCCATACTTACAGACCCATGAGGCTCAGAGACTCTTCCATGAGg CTGGATGATTGGGTCTTGTGCCGAATTTACAAGAAAAGCAACCATATTTCTGTTGATCAGCCATCAATGGACAGAGAACAAGCTGAAGATTCAAGCTCTGAAGATGTTCACTTGTCAACATCCAGCACTGCAAACACTGTGCAACCTAAACAACCTCTTGACCTGCATAAATCTTCATCTTTGTCAGAGCTTCTCAATCTCTTGTTTGACAACCCTTCTGAGATACTAGGAGCTGAGCCAGCAGCagcaggaggaggaggaggaggaggaggtaaTTACAGTGGTGCAATCATGGGTCATAGTACTAACGCAACAAGCTCCAACCAAGCTCAGTTCATCAGTAACAGCAGTGGCAATTACAATGCTTACTTTTACCAAAGGCACACACATAATGAACAACAACTACCTGCTTTCTTGTCTGACAACTCTCTGAAACGCCAGAGACCTGAAGATCAAGGTCTCATGCAGCCACCAAAGAAGCTGAACAGTTCATGCATTAACCCCAGTTTCAGCAACCAGTTCAGTGGCCCCCAGTACAATTTATTAAGCCACCAGCCACTGCTGAATCAGCAGATACTCTTGGACTCTCACTTGAGGTTACACTGA
- the LOC120265655 gene encoding NAC transcription factor 29-like isoform X1 → MAKFGDREWYFFSPRDRKYPNGVRPNRAAASGYWKATGTDKPIHTSSSNVNIGVKKALVFYKGRPPKGLKTNWIMHEYRLAEAQSNSHTYRPMRLRDSSMRLDDWVLCRIYKKSNHISVDQPSMDREQAEDSSSEDVHLSTSSTANTVQPKQPLDLHKSSSLSELLNLLFDNPSEILGAEPAAAGGGGGGGGNYSGAIMGHSTNATSSNQAQFISNSSGNYNAYFYQRHTHNEQQLPAFLSDNSLKRQRPEDQGLMQPPKKLNSSCINPSFSNQFSGPQYNLLSHQPLLNQQILLDSHLRLH, encoded by the exons ATGGCGAAGTTTGGGGATCGAGAATGGTATTTCTTTAGCCCTAGAGATAGGAAGTACCCGAACGGCGTGCGGCCGAACCGAGCGGCTGCGTCGGGGTACTGGAAGGCCACCGGCACTGACAAGCCGATCCACACGAGCTCTAGCAACGTGAACATCGGCGTGAAGAAGGCTCTGGTGTTCTACAAAGGGAGACCTCCCAAGGGTCTCAAGACCAACTGGATCATGCATGAGTATCGCCTTGCCGAAGCTCAGAGCAACAGCCATACTTACAGACCCATGAGGCTCAGAGACTCTTCCATGAGg CTGGATGATTGGGTCTTGTGCCGAATTTACAAGAAAAGCAACCATATTTCTGTTGATCAGCCATCAATGGACAGAGAACAAGCTGAAGATTCAAGCTCTGAAGATGTTCACTTGTCAACATCCAGCACTGCAAACACTGTGCAACCTAAACAACCTCTTGACCTGCATAAATCTTCATCTTTGTCAGAGCTTCTCAATCTCTTGTTTGACAACCCTTCTGAGATACTAGGAGCTGAGCCAGCAGCagcaggaggaggaggaggaggaggaggtaaTTACAGTGGTGCAATCATGGGTCATAGTACTAACGCAACAAGCTCCAACCAAGCTCAGTTCATCAGTAACAGCAGTGGCAATTACAATGCTTACTTTTACCAAAGGCACACACATAATGAACAACAACTACCTGCTTTCTTGTCTGACAACTCTCTGAAACGCCAGAGACCTGAAGATCAAGGTCTCATGCAGCCACCAAAGAAGCTGAACAGTTCATGCATTAACCCCAGTTTCAGCAACCAGTTCAGTGGCCCCCAGTACAATTTATTAAGCCACCAGCCACTGCTGAATCAGCAGATACTCTTGGACTCTCACTTGAGGTTACACTGA